From the Desulfovibrio sp. Huiquan2017 genome, one window contains:
- a CDS encoding amino acid ABC transporter permease — protein sequence MSAELLHKKSIFLHRSTLVDTTKTLLLLAAIIWLLILGSQRLGYNWQWYRIPQYLWTVTDRGFTWGPLMEGLGVTFRITGISLVFMMGIGLTTALMRMSTSWAAQGVARGYMELIRNTPLLIQIFFMYFVIAPILDISAFRSAVIALSLFEGAYASEIFRAGITSIDKGQWEAAKSLGMGPYAMYRYIILPQAVRRVLPPLTSQAVSLVKDSALVSTIAILDLTQRGRMIDAETFLTFEIWFTVAAIYLAVTLALSGVVRLLERRFNGLRV from the coding sequence ATGTCGGCTGAACTTTTGCATAAAAAGTCAATATTTCTGCACCGTTCCACCCTGGTGGACACGACCAAAACCCTGCTCCTCCTGGCCGCGATCATCTGGCTGCTGATTCTGGGCTCACAACGGTTGGGCTACAACTGGCAGTGGTACCGCATCCCGCAATATCTCTGGACCGTCACCGACCGGGGTTTTACCTGGGGGCCTCTCATGGAGGGCCTCGGGGTAACCTTCCGCATCACGGGCATCAGCCTGGTGTTCATGATGGGCATCGGCCTGACCACCGCGTTGATGCGCATGTCCACGTCCTGGGCCGCCCAGGGCGTGGCCCGCGGGTACATGGAGTTGATCCGCAACACCCCCCTGCTGATCCAGATATTCTTCATGTATTTCGTCATCGCGCCCATCCTGGACATCTCGGCTTTCCGCTCGGCGGTCATCGCCCTCAGCCTGTTCGAGGGGGCCTACGCCTCGGAGATATTCCGGGCGGGAATCACCTCCATCGACAAGGGCCAATGGGAGGCAGCCAAGAGCCTCGGCATGGGGCCTTACGCCATGTACCGCTATATCATCCTGCCCCAGGCCGTGCGGCGGGTACTCCCGCCCCTGACCAGCCAGGCCGTGTCCCTGGTCAAGGATTCGGCCCTGGTCTCGACCATCGCCATCCTGGACCTGACCCAACGCGGCCGCATGATTGACGCAGAAACATTTTTGACGTTTGAAATATGGTTCACCGTCGCCGCCATTTACCTGGCGGTCACCCTGGCCCTGTCCGGGGTGGTCCGATTGCTGGAACGACGCTTCAACGGCCTTCGGGTCTAA
- a CDS encoding dipeptide ABC transporter ATP-binding protein, with amino-acid sequence MALLELIDVTKHYRVSGGLMGLTTGTVRAVDGVTLSVERGHTLGLVGESGCGKSTLAKCIMGLTPVTSGEVLFGNRSINAWDEKKLRSKIQMIFQDPYSSLNPRQKIGSIIREGLDIHGIGTREERREKVAQLLKLVGLRPDHGNRYPHEFSGGQRQRVAVARCLALDPKLVVCDEPVSALDVSVRAQVLDLLKDLQKRLNLTYVFISHDLSVVSHICDRVAVMYLGRIMEIGESKDLFAAPKHPYTKALLSAVLRPDPTDRPQRITLTGDLPSPMNPPAGCPFHPRCPEAFDKCRNGRPELMEQPDGTRVACWLYGGQ; translated from the coding sequence ATGGCCCTGCTCGAACTGATCGATGTGACCAAGCATTACCGGGTCTCCGGCGGGCTGATGGGGCTGACGACCGGCACTGTGCGCGCCGTGGACGGAGTGACCCTGAGCGTGGAGCGGGGTCACACGCTGGGGCTGGTGGGCGAATCCGGATGCGGCAAGTCCACCCTGGCCAAATGCATCATGGGGCTGACGCCGGTTACCTCCGGCGAGGTTCTCTTCGGCAACCGCTCCATCAACGCCTGGGACGAGAAAAAGCTGCGCTCCAAGATACAGATGATCTTCCAGGATCCTTATTCCTCCCTGAATCCGCGCCAGAAAATCGGCTCCATCATCCGCGAAGGGCTGGATATCCATGGCATCGGCACCCGAGAGGAACGCCGCGAAAAGGTTGCCCAACTCCTCAAGCTGGTCGGCCTGCGGCCCGACCATGGCAACCGCTATCCCCACGAATTTTCCGGCGGCCAGCGCCAGCGCGTGGCCGTTGCCCGATGTCTGGCCCTGGACCCCAAGCTCGTGGTTTGCGACGAGCCGGTATCCGCCCTGGACGTCTCGGTCCGGGCCCAGGTCCTCGACTTGCTCAAAGACCTCCAGAAGCGCTTGAACCTAACCTACGTGTTCATTTCCCACGACCTGTCCGTGGTCAGCCACATCTGCGACCGGGTGGCGGTCATGTACCTCGGCCGAATCATGGAAATCGGCGAAAGCAAGGACCTGTTCGCCGCCCCCAAGCACCCGTACACCAAGGCCCTGCTGTCCGCCGTGCTCCGGCCCGACCCCACGGACAGGCCCCAACGCATTACCTTGACCGGCGACCTGCCGAGCCCCATGAACCCGCCTGCGGGCTGTCCGTTCCACCCCCGCTGTCCCGAGGCCTTCGACAAATGCCGAAACGGCCGCCCGGAACTCATGGAACAGCCCGACGGCACGCGCGTCGCCTGCTGGCTCTACGGCGGACAATAA
- a CDS encoding M48 family metallopeptidase, with protein sequence MRRFPLVVLFLSLFPFLFVGCAPVTARPDVDPALAAQEAAIQKRMHVEARMQKFWRLSAVSLPVLEHGAALCGDRVTYYLGMDTNSIDNVPKEWRQAYKDTLGLDEHIKVTRVFARTPAAEAGFQAGDVILMLNGQKVATGDKAYEKFNDQLQEGLETGAPLAFWVERNGVPTALSATPAKRCDYAVSMSDDTVVNAYADGDSVVVTRGMMNYIQSDDELALVLGHEMGHNVMGHISKQTGNRIFGAVLDGLLAGVTGVYTNSFANAAGMMYSQEFEQEADYMGVYFMERAGYDSTGAPNFWRRMGADNPYAIGHASTHPTSAYRYVFLEKCCREVKEKEREGKALLPNMEELKTASK encoded by the coding sequence ATGCGCCGCTTTCCTCTTGTTGTCCTGTTCCTGTCTCTTTTCCCCTTCCTGTTCGTCGGTTGTGCTCCGGTAACGGCGCGGCCTGACGTCGATCCCGCGCTGGCCGCCCAAGAGGCGGCCATTCAAAAGCGAATGCACGTCGAGGCCCGCATGCAGAAATTCTGGCGGCTCAGCGCGGTTTCCCTACCGGTGCTTGAGCACGGGGCCGCCTTGTGTGGAGACCGGGTGACCTACTATCTGGGCATGGACACCAATTCCATAGACAACGTGCCCAAGGAGTGGCGGCAGGCCTACAAGGATACCCTGGGCCTGGATGAACATATCAAAGTGACTCGGGTCTTCGCCCGTACTCCGGCCGCCGAGGCCGGATTCCAGGCCGGAGACGTCATCCTGATGCTCAACGGGCAAAAGGTGGCGACGGGGGACAAGGCCTACGAAAAATTCAATGATCAGCTTCAGGAAGGACTGGAGACGGGCGCTCCCCTGGCCTTTTGGGTCGAACGGAACGGCGTCCCAACGGCGCTTTCCGCCACCCCCGCCAAGCGGTGCGACTACGCCGTCAGCATGTCCGACGACACCGTGGTCAATGCCTATGCCGACGGGGATTCCGTGGTCGTGACCAGAGGCATGATGAATTATATCCAGAGCGACGATGAACTGGCTCTGGTGTTGGGGCACGAAATGGGCCACAACGTGATGGGGCATATCTCCAAGCAAACGGGCAACCGCATCTTCGGTGCGGTGCTGGACGGCCTGCTTGCCGGAGTCACGGGGGTGTACACCAATAGTTTCGCCAATGCCGCCGGGATGATGTACAGCCAGGAGTTTGAGCAGGAAGCGGACTACATGGGCGTGTATTTCATGGAACGGGCCGGATACGATTCCACGGGAGCTCCGAATTTCTGGCGTCGTATGGGGGCCGACAACCCCTACGCGATCGGCCATGCCTCCACACATCCGACGTCGGCCTACCGGTATGTCTTTCTGGAGAAATGCTGCCGGGAAGTAAAGGAAAAGGAACGAGAAGGCAAGGCGCTGCTTCCCAATATGGAGGAGTTGAAAACCGCCTCGAAATAA
- a CDS encoding O-acetylhomoserine aminocarboxypropyltransferase/cysteine synthase family protein codes for MNEKHYGPQTLALHAGHTPDATGARAVPIYQTTAYLFRDTNHAADLFSLREPGYIYTRLNNPTTDVLEKRLAALHGGAGAIATASGMAAIFYAVTTIVSAGQNIVTGSNLYGGTQTLFEHTLKRFGIEARFVDSSDPANFEAAIDENTRLVYSEAIGNPRCNVDDLLGIAKVAHGHGLLFILDATVAPPPIFNPFDFGCDIAVYSLTKIVGGHGTAMGGAIVEKGDFDWAAGGRYPELTSPDSTYHDMNLWEALGGPSGEPCPVFTTKVRIGLMRDTGATIAPQNSFLILQGLETLPLRARRHCENARKVAEFLEGHYAVEWVNYAGLPSHPDFDRAKNTFPLGPGAVFGFGVKGGLEAGRKFIESVEICSHLANILDAKTLVIHPASTTHGQSTPEEQAAAGVPLDLVRISVGLEDADDIIDDLDRALTLSQR; via the coding sequence ATGAACGAAAAACACTACGGACCCCAGACCCTGGCCCTGCACGCGGGCCACACCCCGGATGCTACCGGCGCTCGCGCCGTGCCCATATATCAGACCACCGCGTACCTGTTCCGCGACACCAACCATGCGGCCGATCTGTTTTCCCTGCGGGAGCCGGGCTATATCTACACCCGATTGAACAACCCGACCACGGACGTGCTGGAGAAGCGGCTGGCCGCCCTGCACGGCGGCGCCGGTGCCATCGCCACGGCCAGCGGCATGGCCGCCATCTTCTATGCGGTCACGACCATTGTGTCCGCCGGGCAGAATATCGTCACCGGCTCCAACCTGTACGGCGGGACCCAAACCCTGTTCGAGCATACACTGAAGCGGTTCGGCATCGAAGCGCGTTTCGTGGATTCCAGCGATCCCGCCAACTTCGAAGCGGCCATCGACGAGAATACCCGGCTGGTCTATTCCGAGGCCATCGGCAATCCGCGCTGCAATGTGGACGATCTGCTCGGCATCGCCAAAGTCGCGCATGGCCACGGGCTGCTGTTCATTTTGGACGCCACAGTGGCTCCGCCGCCCATTTTCAACCCTTTCGATTTCGGCTGCGACATCGCGGTCTATTCCCTGACCAAGATCGTGGGCGGTCATGGCACGGCCATGGGCGGAGCCATTGTGGAGAAAGGCGATTTCGATTGGGCGGCCGGGGGCCGGTATCCCGAGTTGACCTCGCCGGACTCGACCTACCACGACATGAATTTGTGGGAGGCTCTGGGCGGGCCGTCGGGCGAGCCGTGCCCCGTGTTCACCACCAAGGTGCGTATAGGGCTCATGCGCGACACGGGCGCGACCATCGCGCCGCAGAATAGCTTTCTGATCCTTCAAGGGTTGGAGACCCTGCCCCTGCGCGCCCGCAGGCACTGCGAGAACGCCCGCAAGGTGGCCGAGTTTCTGGAAGGGCATTATGCGGTGGAGTGGGTCAATTACGCGGGCCTGCCAAGCCATCCCGACTTTGATCGGGCCAAGAACACCTTCCCGCTGGGCCCCGGCGCGGTCTTTGGGTTCGGGGTCAAGGGCGGGCTGGAGGCAGGCCGCAAGTTCATCGAATCCGTGGAAATCTGCTCCCACCTGGCCAATATCCTCGACGCCAAGACCCTGGTCATCCATCCTGCGTCCACCACCCACGGCCAGTCCACTCCCGAGGAGCAGGCCGCCGCGGGCGTGCCCCTGGATCTGGTGCGGATTTCCGTGGGCCTGGAGGACGCGGACGACATCATCGACGATCTGGACCGGGCCCTGACGCTGTCGCAACGCTAG
- a CDS encoding ferredoxin-thioredoxin reductase catalytic domain-containing protein has translation MDAKQLYASLKKIQEPKGYHFNTDMDMTMPLLESLLTNKERFGYMACPCRLANGEYEEDKDIICPCVYREEDVREYGACYCALYVSKEYNDGSIEKKVVPERRPPEKILF, from the coding sequence ATGGACGCCAAGCAACTCTATGCCTCGCTGAAAAAGATCCAGGAGCCCAAAGGCTACCATTTCAATACAGACATGGACATGACCATGCCCTTGCTGGAAAGCCTGCTGACCAACAAGGAGCGCTTCGGCTACATGGCCTGTCCGTGCAGGCTGGCCAACGGCGAATACGAAGAGGACAAGGACATCATCTGTCCCTGCGTGTACCGCGAAGAGGACGTCAGGGAATACGGCGCCTGCTACTGCGCCCTCTACGTCAGCAAGGAATACAACGACGGCTCCATCGAGAAAAAAGTGGTTCCCGAACGCCGCCCGCCGGAAAAGATTCTCTTCTAG
- a CDS encoding transporter substrate-binding domain-containing protein, whose protein sequence is MKTLRHLAIATLFILLAAGFGCSQQPPEQKTEKNGPAVAAESGSQLDAILKRGTIRVGFDTFKPWAMKDKNGEYIGFEIEVARRLAKDMGVKVEFVPTKWSGIIPALLTGKFDIIVGGMSVTPQRNLKVNFSLPYEYSGMSIVASKKLAAGRSSINDFNNPATTIAVRLGTTAAEAAKNFLPKAKILFFDEESQTIQELLNERVHAVVASNPLPLSLSKEYADQLFLPLKDDFTREPIAFAVKKGDLDFLNWLNNWVRVTMSKGWLQNRYEYWFFTNDWENQIQ, encoded by the coding sequence ATGAAAACCCTTCGTCACCTGGCCATCGCAACACTTTTCATTCTGCTCGCAGCCGGCTTCGGGTGCAGCCAACAACCCCCTGAACAAAAAACCGAGAAAAATGGACCGGCCGTTGCCGCCGAAAGCGGCAGCCAGCTTGACGCCATTCTCAAACGCGGCACCATCCGGGTCGGTTTCGACACTTTCAAGCCCTGGGCCATGAAGGACAAGAACGGCGAATACATCGGCTTCGAGATCGAAGTGGCCCGCCGACTGGCCAAGGACATGGGCGTCAAGGTCGAATTCGTGCCCACCAAGTGGTCCGGCATCATTCCGGCCCTGCTGACCGGCAAGTTCGACATCATCGTCGGCGGCATGTCCGTCACGCCCCAGCGCAACCTGAAGGTCAACTTCTCCCTGCCCTACGAATATTCGGGCATGTCCATCGTGGCCAGCAAGAAACTCGCCGCGGGCCGAAGCAGCATCAATGACTTCAACAATCCGGCCACGACTATCGCCGTGCGCCTGGGCACCACCGCTGCCGAGGCGGCCAAAAACTTCCTGCCCAAGGCCAAGATCCTGTTCTTTGACGAAGAATCCCAAACCATCCAGGAACTGCTCAACGAGCGCGTGCACGCCGTGGTCGCCTCCAACCCGCTGCCCCTGAGCCTGTCCAAGGAGTATGCGGACCAGCTCTTCCTGCCGCTCAAGGACGACTTCACCAGGGAGCCCATCGCCTTTGCCGTGAAAAAAGGCGACCTCGACTTCCTCAACTGGCTGAACAACTGGGTCCGCGTGACCATGAGCAAGGGCTGGCTGCAAAACCGCTACGAATACTGGTTCTTCACCAACGACTGGGAAAACCAGATCCAGTAG
- a CDS encoding ABC transporter ATP-binding protein: MTKPLLDIRGLTTCFSSAQGIAKAVDNVSLSFMQGETLAIVGESGCGKTVLALSILGLIPDPPGRITDGTILYRGTDLLDLSEHELMHIRGNAISMIFQEPMTALNPVFRINDQIAEPLRLHQKFGKHEALEKAVDALKLVGIPNPAKIATSYPHELSGGMRQRVMIAMALACNPDLLIADEPTTALDVTIQAQILDLMDELRERMNGSLMLITHDLGVVARMARRVAVMYSGKIVELAGVNEIYAEPLHPYTQGLLDSMPSLGETRELRPIPGIVPSIFELPQGCRFHPRCPKAYPKCSLMLPPLFEPQPDHTVRCWLYED, translated from the coding sequence ATGACAAAACCATTACTGGACATACGCGGGCTGACCACCTGCTTTTCCTCCGCCCAGGGCATTGCCAAGGCGGTGGATAACGTCAGCCTTTCCTTTATGCAAGGAGAAACCCTGGCCATCGTCGGCGAGTCCGGCTGCGGCAAGACCGTGCTCGCCCTGTCCATCCTCGGGCTCATACCCGATCCGCCGGGCCGCATCACGGACGGGACCATCCTGTACCGGGGCACGGATCTCCTGGATCTGTCCGAGCACGAACTCATGCACATCCGGGGCAACGCCATCTCCATGATCTTCCAGGAACCCATGACCGCGCTCAACCCGGTCTTCCGCATCAACGACCAGATCGCCGAGCCGCTGCGCCTACACCAGAAATTCGGCAAGCACGAAGCCCTGGAAAAAGCCGTGGACGCCCTGAAGCTGGTGGGCATCCCCAATCCGGCCAAGATCGCCACGTCCTATCCCCACGAACTGTCCGGCGGCATGCGCCAGCGGGTCATGATCGCCATGGCCCTGGCCTGCAACCCGGATCTGCTCATCGCGGACGAACCGACCACGGCGCTGGATGTAACCATCCAGGCCCAGATCCTGGACCTCATGGACGAACTCAGGGAACGCATGAACGGCTCGCTCATGCTCATCACCCACGACCTCGGCGTGGTCGCCCGCATGGCCCGCCGCGTGGCGGTCATGTACTCGGGCAAGATCGTCGAGCTGGCCGGGGTGAACGAAATCTACGCCGAACCGCTGCACCCCTACACCCAAGGGCTGCTCGACTCCATGCCTTCCCTGGGCGAAACCCGGGAGCTCCGTCCCATCCCCGGCATCGTGCCGTCCATATTCGAGCTGCCCCAGGGATGCCGGTTCCACCCGCGCTGTCCCAAAGCGTACCCGAAGTGCTCACTCATGCTCCCACCGCTGTTCGAACCGCAACCGGACCACACGGTCCGCTGCTGGCTCTACGAGGACTAG
- a CDS encoding HD domain-containing protein has product MITREEAFTLLKEHNSEASLINHALESEAVLRGLARKLGTDEELWGITGLLHDLDYAVTKETYARHGLDTVELLAGKLPEEALNAIRRHAAEMNGAEGPETDFDYALRCGETVTGMVHAGALVRPTKIDGMQPKSLKKKMKDKAFAASVNRDCIRECDKIGLELGEFLQIAIDSITAIAPEVGLAAK; this is encoded by the coding sequence ATGATAACCCGGGAAGAAGCCTTTACCCTGCTCAAGGAACACAACAGCGAAGCCAGCCTGATCAACCATGCCCTGGAGTCCGAGGCCGTCCTGCGCGGCCTGGCCCGCAAGCTGGGCACGGACGAGGAGCTGTGGGGCATCACCGGCCTGCTCCACGACCTTGACTACGCCGTGACCAAGGAAACCTACGCCCGCCACGGCCTGGATACCGTGGAACTGCTCGCGGGCAAACTGCCCGAGGAAGCGTTGAACGCCATCCGCCGCCACGCCGCCGAAATGAACGGGGCCGAAGGCCCGGAAACGGACTTCGACTACGCCCTGCGTTGCGGCGAAACCGTCACCGGCATGGTTCACGCGGGCGCATTGGTGCGGCCTACCAAGATCGACGGCATGCAGCCCAAAAGCCTCAAGAAGAAAATGAAGGACAAGGCGTTTGCCGCCAGCGTCAACCGCGACTGTATCCGCGAATGCGACAAGATCGGCCTGGAGCTGGGCGAATTCCTCCAAATCGCCATCGACTCCATCACGGCCATCGCCCCGGAGGTCGGACTGGCTGCCAAGTAG
- the trmFO gene encoding methylenetetrahydrofolate--tRNA-(uracil(54)-C(5))-methyltransferase (FADH(2)-oxidizing) TrmFO, with protein sequence MTHVAIIGGGLAGCDCAWQLAGVGISVTLFEMKPEKRSEAHTEDGLAELVCSNSFRAMGPAAAIGLLKEEMERLGSLVMEAAFATRVPAGGALAVDRALFSQYITGKIEGHERITVVRREVVSLDDEALRDCDAVVVAAGPLASPELTESLMAAVGDERLYFYDAIAPIVSRDSVDFDKAFWGSRWKPEDDDYLNCPMDEAEYKAFVAALLEGEKVKPREFEKEVHFEACLPVEAMAERGEMTLAFGPLKPVGFTDPRTGERPFAIVQLRTENADKTAFNLVGFQTKLKYPEQKRIFRMIPGLENAEFLRLGSIHRNTYVNAPEVLDETLQLKNRPGVYLAGQITGVEGYLESAACGLWLGLSMGRRLHGGELTDLPVETALGALMNHLRTKPDKQFQPSNVNFGLMPGLEGRIKKKLRKEAYGKRAQAAFAAWLERTGLDG encoded by the coding sequence ATGACACATGTGGCGATCATTGGCGGCGGCCTGGCCGGGTGCGACTGCGCCTGGCAGTTGGCCGGGGTCGGAATCTCGGTGACGCTTTTCGAAATGAAGCCGGAGAAGCGCAGCGAGGCGCACACCGAGGACGGCCTGGCCGAACTGGTCTGTTCCAATTCCTTCCGGGCCATGGGCCCGGCCGCGGCCATCGGGCTGCTCAAGGAGGAAATGGAGCGCCTCGGCAGCCTGGTCATGGAGGCGGCCTTCGCCACGCGCGTCCCGGCGGGCGGAGCCCTGGCGGTGGACCGTGCCCTGTTCTCCCAATACATTACCGGAAAAATCGAGGGCCACGAGCGGATCACCGTGGTTCGCCGGGAAGTCGTTTCCCTGGACGACGAGGCCCTTCGGGATTGCGACGCGGTGGTCGTGGCCGCCGGTCCCCTGGCCAGCCCCGAACTGACCGAGAGCCTGATGGCCGCCGTTGGCGACGAACGGCTCTATTTCTACGACGCCATCGCGCCCATCGTATCCCGCGACTCCGTGGATTTCGACAAGGCGTTCTGGGGGTCGCGCTGGAAGCCCGAGGATGACGACTATCTCAACTGCCCCATGGACGAGGCCGAATACAAGGCGTTCGTGGCCGCGCTGCTCGAAGGGGAGAAGGTCAAGCCGCGCGAGTTCGAGAAGGAGGTCCATTTCGAGGCCTGCCTGCCTGTGGAGGCCATGGCCGAGCGCGGGGAGATGACGCTGGCCTTCGGCCCGCTCAAGCCCGTGGGCTTCACGGACCCGCGTACCGGCGAGCGCCCCTTCGCCATTGTCCAGTTGCGCACCGAAAACGCGGACAAGACCGCCTTCAACCTGGTGGGCTTTCAGACCAAACTCAAGTATCCGGAGCAAAAACGTATTTTTCGCATGATCCCGGGATTGGAAAACGCCGAATTCCTGCGCCTGGGGTCCATTCACCGCAATACCTATGTCAACGCCCCCGAGGTCCTGGATGAAACCCTGCAATTGAAGAACCGGCCCGGCGTGTATCTGGCCGGACAGATCACCGGGGTGGAAGGCTATCTGGAATCCGCGGCTTGCGGGCTGTGGCTCGGGTTGTCGATGGGACGGCGGCTGCATGGCGGCGAGTTGACCGATCTGCCGGTGGAGACGGCGCTGGGCGCGCTCATGAATCACCTGCGGACCAAGCCGGACAAGCAATTTCAGCCGTCCAACGTCAATTTCGGGCTTATGCCGGGCCTTGAGGGGCGGATTAAGAAGAAATTGCGCAAGGAAGCCTACGGCAAGCGGGCCCAAGCAGCGTTTGCTGCCTGGTTGGAACGGACGGGCCTGGACGGGTGA
- a CDS encoding amino acid ABC transporter permease, with protein sequence MPIRKTEKHLKITLLDAAILAALAGFFGYVLFKAATGLNYHWKWEIIPQFLVRFDERTGSWAPGLLTQGLFTTIRLSVWSGLLAMVLGVFMGLFRVSPSLFKRQVGAVYVGLIRNTPPLVLIFVFYFFVGDQIMTLLGVDRLIYALSDGAREVLGWFFGPMNRFPRFLSALITLALFEAAYIAEIVRAGIESVEPGQWEAAAGTGLTRVQSLLYVILPQALQRMLPALAGQFISIIKDSAIVSVISIEELTFQAQQLMTTTYRSFEIWTLVLAMYFVLTFLCSLLVRKWELRLNR encoded by the coding sequence TTGCCTATCCGAAAAACCGAAAAACATCTGAAGATCACCCTGCTGGACGCCGCCATCCTGGCGGCTCTGGCGGGGTTCTTCGGGTACGTCCTGTTCAAGGCGGCCACCGGCCTCAACTACCACTGGAAGTGGGAGATCATCCCACAGTTCCTGGTGCGCTTCGACGAACGCACCGGATCGTGGGCGCCGGGGCTGCTGACCCAGGGGCTGTTCACCACTATCCGCCTGTCCGTGTGGTCCGGCCTCCTGGCCATGGTCCTCGGCGTGTTCATGGGATTGTTCAGGGTCAGCCCGAGCCTGTTCAAACGACAGGTGGGCGCGGTCTATGTGGGGCTCATCCGCAACACCCCGCCGCTGGTGCTCATCTTCGTATTCTACTTTTTCGTCGGCGACCAGATCATGACCCTCCTCGGCGTGGACCGGCTCATCTACGCCCTGTCCGACGGCGCGCGCGAGGTCCTGGGCTGGTTCTTCGGGCCCATGAACCGATTCCCCCGGTTCCTGTCCGCGCTGATCACCCTGGCCCTGTTCGAGGCGGCCTACATCGCGGAAATAGTCCGCGCCGGCATCGAATCGGTGGAGCCCGGCCAGTGGGAGGCCGCTGCCGGGACGGGCCTGACCCGGGTCCAGTCCCTGCTCTACGTCATCCTTCCCCAGGCCCTCCAGCGGATGTTGCCAGCCTTGGCCGGACAGTTTATATCCATAATCAAGGACTCGGCCATCGTTTCGGTCATCTCCATCGAAGAGTTGACCTTTCAGGCCCAACAGCTCATGACCACCACATACCGGAGTTTCGAAATCTGGACCCTGGTGCTGGCCATGTATTTCGTACTTACGTTTCTGTGTTCCCTGCTGGTCCGCAAATGGGAACTCAGGCTGAACAGATAA
- a CDS encoding glutaredoxin family protein, with product MNDIKVYALSTCIHCRNAKKYLDECGVKYECVHVDELTGDERKQAVKAVKEVNPAVSFPTIVIKDKVIVGFHKDQIDKALKED from the coding sequence ATGAACGACATCAAAGTCTATGCCCTCTCCACCTGCATCCACTGCAGAAATGCCAAAAAATATCTCGATGAATGCGGCGTGAAATACGAATGCGTCCACGTGGATGAACTGACCGGCGACGAACGCAAACAAGCCGTCAAGGCGGTCAAGGAAGTCAACCCGGCCGTCTCCTTCCCGACCATTGTCATCAAGGACAAGGTCATCGTTGGTTTCCACAAGGATCAGATCGACAAAGCCCTCAAGGAGGACTAG
- the tmk gene encoding dTMP kinase, translating into MFITFEGIEGTGKSTQIARVREYFEAQGREVVQTMEPGGSRIGVELRKMLLHVDNREITPTTELFLYLADRAQHVGQIIRPALEAGKVVLCDRFADSTIVYQGYGRGLDTSMLRELNGVAVNGLWPDLTIVLDIDPEIGLKRATLRNIEDGKAKEEGRFEAEHLSFHQRIREGYLTWAAFNRKRIRVIEAAGTPEEVFARVKAAIENLGNDAA; encoded by the coding sequence ATGTTTATTACCTTTGAAGGCATAGAGGGGACCGGCAAGTCCACACAGATCGCCCGTGTCCGCGAATATTTCGAGGCGCAGGGCCGGGAGGTCGTCCAGACCATGGAACCGGGCGGCAGCCGCATCGGCGTGGAGCTGCGCAAGATGCTTCTGCACGTGGACAACCGCGAGATCACGCCCACCACCGAACTTTTCCTCTACTTGGCCGACCGCGCCCAGCACGTGGGGCAGATCATCCGGCCCGCGCTCGAAGCGGGCAAGGTGGTCCTGTGCGACCGGTTCGCAGATTCGACCATCGTCTACCAGGGCTACGGGCGCGGCCTGGACACGTCCATGCTCAGGGAACTCAACGGCGTGGCCGTGAACGGCCTGTGGCCGGACCTGACCATCGTTCTGGACATCGACCCGGAGATAGGCTTGAAACGGGCCACCCTGCGCAACATCGAAGACGGCAAGGCCAAGGAGGAGGGACGATTCGAGGCCGAGCACCTCTCCTTTCACCAGCGTATCCGCGAAGGCTACCTGACCTGGGCCGCCTTCAACCGCAAACGCATTCGCGTGATCGAGGCAGCCGGCACCCCGGAAGAGGTCTTCGCCCGGGTCAAGGCCGCCATCGAGAATTTGGGAAACGATGCGGCCTGA